In Chitinophaga oryzae, the sequence ATGGAAATTATGTTCCTACCATACTCCCGTTACGGTATGATGCTTTTATTTACCTGGACGAAACTTCGGCTTTGCATCCTTTGCATATTCAACCGGACGGCCATCAGATGCCGGAAACATTTCCATTTGGAGTTTAATAGTGAAAGATATTGTAAGTGACATAAGTGTGCCTGGACGCGGTCCTTATGTGCGTTCTTTTGCCAGGTAATAAATTACTTCCTCATTTGTTACTTGTGCGAAGTCATCATAAAACGCCCCGACTCCCCGGAAAAGCGTTGGTATATGTAATATTATCAATTCATCAACCACTTTTGATAACATGGCGTAGGCATTTTGTGAAGCTACCGGAGCCGCCACTATTATTTTGGCTGGGTTTTCTTTTCGTAACATCTTGACTGTGGCCAATAGTGTATTTCCTGTGGCGATGCCATCATCTACAACGATGACTGTTTTTCCGTTGATCGGTTCTGGCTGGCGGTCGCCCAGGTACATATGATACATTTCCCGCAGGCGCTTGCGGATGCGCGTGGTAGCTTCATCGATATAGGCAGGGGAAACTTCTTTGTGCGATACAAGATAGCGGTCTGTCAGGCTAACAGCGCCAATCGCATATTCTTCATTGGCAGGATGGCCAATTTTTTTAGTAAGCACAAGACTGAGGGGGAGATGCAGATTTTTAGCAATTACATAGGCAATGGGGACTCCTCCGCGGGGTACCGCCAATACCAATCCTCCTGGTTGTTCTTTATATTTTTTTAGCAAAGGAGCTAATTGCTGAGCGGCTGTAATCCTGTTACTAAACATAATTTAACATTTAGTTGAGACGAGGTTATATATGTACCTGAAGATAGAGATTGAACCATATCGCGGCATCTTCAGCTACTTTATCCATAGCATTTCCTTCCTCGAATAAGTGGCCGGCACCTTCTATGATAAGTAGTTTTTTAGGTCCCTGCAGTCGTTCATAGGCGAAATGGTTATATGCTATCACATCATGATCAAGGCTGCCTACAATAAGCAGCGTGGGTGCTGTTATTGTTGATAGTATGTTAGCGGCAAGATCCGGTCTTCCACCCCGGCTGACGATTGCTCGGATTTGTGGTAAAGCGGAGGCGGCAGTTAGCGCGGCTGCCGCTCCGGTACTCGCACCAAAGTATCCTAATTGGCAATGATGGGCATGCGGCAAATTCTCCAGCCATTTTGTAACACTGATGAGCCTGTTACCAAGTAGTTGTATATTGAATCGCGTGTAATAATCTGCTGCCTCCTCTTCTTTTGTCAGCAAATCGAATAGTAATGTTCCAAAATTATATTCCCGCAATTTGGACGCCACCGTTTTGTTTCGCGGACTAAATCTGCTGCTGCCGCTTCCGTGACAAAAAATGATAATGGAGTTCGCCGTTTCAGGAATTACCAGCTCACCTTCCAACAATTTATTGTCTACCGGGATTTTTACTATTTCATTAAAACGGTCCATATTCAAATGTATCAAAGCGCCTCATTATTATAAATGACGGTCGTCAGAATTATAAATGACGGATGTCAGATAAATAATGATTTTTAGATCATAAATTCTTTCCCATCAGCGGCCACATCAAGTGTAAGACTATCATCAGCCAACCCGGAGATCTTCTTTTTTCCTGCTGTGGGATCTTTTACGAACCAGGATCCAAAATGTGTGAAGATCAGGTGTTTGGTATATTTTCTGAAGAAATCAACGAGATCGGGAACGCCTGTGTGACCAAACAGGCGGCCATCGCTGTTTTTTCTTACCATTCCGCCCCGCCTGAAATAGCTGGCTTCCGTTATTACAGCGTCCAATCCTGTCAGAAAGCGGTGGTATGATGAGGGAATGCTGATCATATCGCCTGTATAAAAGAGCCGGCAGTTCCCTTTTTCTATCAGATAGCCCTGCGATTTAACCCTGGTACTGTGAATGGTCGGAATAGGGGTTATCTTATAGCCGTTTTGAACAAAAGGATCAGATATTACACGAATGTTTGATTCCTGCCAGGGCTCCGGCGCAAAAACAAGCATCGGAAAATCAAAACTCGCTTTTTCATTAATAAAATAGGCATGATCAGGATGCAGATGGGTCAGCAGCACAAATGAGGGAGCATATGACAGGTATTCTTTCTCTCCCATGTCGCACAAGATTTGGCCGTCAACCATGATGCCGGAATGTTTTTGGTATGCCGGCTGGCTTACAGCGATCTCGCCTATGGCCCCTAATATTTTGATCCGCATAATGCATGCCCTATTGTTCTGCAAAGGTATCATTATCCCTATAAAGGGAAAGCTTGGTGAAGATTTTTACAACTATAAAATATTAGGTGCATGTAACCCGCCGTTTGCCTATCAGGTATTGTTAGCAGAAGACAAAATTGGTGCTATGCTTCCCTGTAATATAATTGTTCAGGAAAAAAAGCCAGGTACGATTGAAGTGTCAGCCATAAACCCAATCGTATCTATGAAGGCTGTACTAAATAAAGACTTACACAAGATCGCGGCGGAGATAAAAAAACAAATTGAAGCGTGTTTTGGAGCAGTTGTGATGGTTCGGAAAATCAATAACCCATTACTATTTTAAAAATAGCTAATTAAAGTCGGGCGAGGTGGACAATTATCGAACCCATTTTTACAATGTCTGGAGGCTTTGGGAGAGTTTGTAATCCATAGTGGAGGATTGACGCGACTGGGAATAACAGAGTAACCTGAATGTCAATATGTCGTTCAGGTTGTCACAGTATTCACAATTTGCGTCTAAGAGACAAACAAATTAGAAAAGCAAATATGAAAAAGTCATCTTTCGATTCAAAAACAGCCATTGTAATCGGCGGAACAAGCGGCATGGGCAAAGCCACAGCAAAGTTATTATTGGAGCATGGCGCTAAAGTGATTGTCATTAGTAAAAGCCAGGCGAGTGTTGATGCAGCACTAACCGAATTGAGTGCATTCGGCGAAGTTTCCGGAGTAAGACTTAATCTTACCTCAGACATAGAGGTGGCTAATTACATTTCTATACTTGAAAAAGATGGTCGATCAATTAACTATCTGGTTAATGCTTCCGGCATTTTTGCACCTAAACCATTCTTGGATAGCACCCGCGAGGATTATGACGCTCTCCTGGATATCAATCGTGGATTTTATTTTATTACGCAGGCAGTCGCAAAGAAAATGAAAACAAACGGTGGTGGTTCCATTGTTAACATTGGTTCATACTGGGCAGAACATGCGGTCAAAGGAATGCCTACATCAGCTTACTCAATGGCCAAAGCAGCTTTGCAGGCTTTTACACGACATGCGGCCATGGAGTTGTCGGATGATAAGATCCGCGTAAACGCTATCGCTCCGGGGATTGTTGAAACCGGTGTTTTAGACGAACTGATGGGGTCGGAAGAAGGTGTGAAAGAAGCCTATAAGGGATTTAACAGTATCCACCCGTTAGGCCGAAACGGCCAACCAAAGGATGTCGCTAATGCGATCGTGTTTTTATTGTCTGATGAAGCGGCATGGATTACAGGCACTGTCCTGGATATTGATGGCGGATTGGCTGCAGGCCGAAGTTAATTTTTATTGAATAACTTGTGGTTATTCTGAAATGTTTCACCGTAAATATTTGACATGCATCCATTTATCGAAAAGTACGATGAGAGCCAGGACATCATCACCGTGCAGCAGGCTTGTGAAGGCTCAAGACAAGCCATGGAAAAACTGGTTGGCCGTCACCAGCGGTTCATTTATAACGTTGCGCTCAAACTGGTAAAGGATGCTGATGATGCCGCTGATCTGACACAGGAGGTTCTCATTAAAATGGTCACCAGGCTTAGTTTATTCAATGGTAAAAGCAGTTTTCGCACTTGGTTGTATCGCATGGTCATGAATCATTTTATCAGTTGTAAGCGCAAAAAGGTAGAGAAGGAAGTGATTTCTTTTAATCAACTTGGCGTCTATATCGATGAAGTACGCGATGGTGACGATATGAGCGTAGAAGAACAGGAACAATATAGTGATTACATTACGGACGTGCGCAACAATTGTATATCCGGCATGTTGCTATGCCTGGACAGGCAGCAGCGGATTGTCTTCATACTTGGTGGTATATTTAACCTTAAATCATCCGTTGCATCTGTGTTACTTGATATTACGCCGGAGAATTTCAGAAAGCAATTGTCCCGGGCTAAGGCTGATCTTTTTCAATTTATGGACCATAAGTGTGGGTTAATAAATCCGGAAAATCCATGCCGTTGTTTTAAGAAAGCCAAGGGATTTATGAATGAAGGGAAAATAGATGCCAAAACCCAAACCTTCAAATCGGAATATCACCAATCTATTCTTTCCGTTTCGGGTGCTAAAAATAAGGAACTAGATGACCTTATGGAGTCCAAATACCTTCATTTCTTTACCAGTCAGGCCTATGCGGATACTAAAGTTGGAGATCAGCTTATAGAAGTGCTACTGCTTGACCCTCAAATTAAGCAGTTGTTTCATTTAAACTGAGAGCAGGTATCATAGATAGTTGGATCTTAAATAGATTATACCTTATGGCTCAACTGTGAAAACCAACGGTTGAGCCATAAGGTATTTCTTGAGCTTGTACTGTAAAATCGGGTAGTTTAAAATTAGAGAAAATAGGCAATTATTGATAACTTTAAAATGGAGGTAATTGCCATGAAAAAATCCAAATCGTTCAATGGTAGTTTCCGGAAGGAATGTCTGAAAGACATAAAAACGCCCCCAATCTCTGGTTTACCGTGTCCAGGATTGAACACAAGCTCAGGGATCTCAACTATCACTTTTCGAGACTAACTCTGGGGCATTTGAACAACAACCGCGGATTTAAGTGGATCTTTCTTAACAGGCAACGGCAACAACAAAGTAATGAACAGGAGTAGCTATAAAATAACCAGGCCAGACACTGAGATCCGGGGACTTGTAGATTACTTTTGGGAGGGTGAGGTGTGTCTTGATTCAACCCGCCAAACGAGTTTTGAATACCTCGCACCTGCATCAACGGCAGTAGATTTGATCTTTTTTAATAAGGGCTATTTCAAAGATAGCTTGTCTGAAAAGACAATTGCTCAAAATGGAATCATCTACGGTCAAAAAGCATCATTCAACAGGTACAGCACAACATCGAAACAAGCTACAATTTTTGGTATAAAGTTGAAGTCGTCTTTCGTGTTCCATATGCTGCGAGTCCCGGCTTCCGAAATCACCGGGCACCAAGTTGACTTACGTACCCTATTGGGCTGTAGCGGCGATAGATTGACAGAACTCATACTTTCTTCACATTCGATGGAGGAAAAAGCGGACACTTTTACACGCTTTTTGAAAGGGCAACAACGAGAAGTACAAACTAAATTTCGTGCGCTCGAAAAGTTAATTGCATCCGTTGATTTTCTGGCCGAACCCTCCGAAATTAGCAACCAATTGGGCTCCTTCTTTCTATCCCGAAGGCAATTTGAGCGAGACTTTAAAACCCTGACAGGGTTTTCAGTCAGGAAGTTTTCCAGGCTCAAAAGGTTTGAACTTTTCTTCCAGGCGATTCAATCCAATCAACTAACCTCAAGTTTTACTCAGGCGGCCTACCAGTTCGGCTACTACGATCAAGCACATCTTAATAGAGATTTTAAGGAGTTTACAGGAGTCTCGCCTAAAAGATACGCCGATACCTTCCTACGGTAAATTGTCGTTTCGATACAATTTTGCGCCGCCGGCAAATGCCAACTTTGTCTGAAATCAAAGAAAATTTTCAGATATGGCTACAATCACAGAAAACAAGGAAATCTGCCAACGGTTCTTCAGTGAGCTCCATGACAAAGGCAACTTCAACATCATAGAAGAATTGGTTGATCCCAATGTCATTTCACACGACCCGTTTCCTGGCCAACCTTCGGGCTCAGAAGGGGTTCGCAGTACCATGACGATATTTCGCAATGCGTTTCCCGACCTTAAGCTCATTCACAATGACATGATTGCCGAGGGTGACAAGGTGATGATTAAATTTACAGCCACCGGCACCCACAAAGGGGAATTTATGAACATACCCCCAACCGGCAATAAAATCGCTTACGAGGAAGTAGTTATTCTGCGACTGAAGGATGGAAAAATAGTAGAGCATTGGGCGGTGGCCGACGCAATGACGCTTTTACAGCAATTAGGGGTGAAGGAGATTTGAGACTGACAAAGGCAATTCTATTCTTCTATAATTCTTCTTTCAACGCCAGAACAGTGCGCTGTTTGTTGACGCTGATCCGGACATAAAGAGGAGGGAGGCCGGTTTGTTTTTTACCATGGTTTTTTCTTAGGTAGAAGTATACCCCAAAGCCGTGATTGCTTTGCATTTTTTGTCAGTTTTTTTGCGTTAGTCAATCGCTCTAAATCCTTGCTACTTGTCAAGCAAAAAGTGACATCAAATGAGGGATTTTGAGTTCATTTGAGCATCTTGCAACGCCCTGAAATAGAATGTGTGGCAATGACAAAGGATACCAAAATTACATTTCGTATTTGTACCTTTTGGGTCGCACATGAATTCAATAAAAAGGGCTTTTGAGGCGAATTAAAAAGGAAAAGCCTGTAAAATCATTGATTTTACAGGCTTTGAGCTTCGTTGAGAAGCGGAAAGTCGGGATGACTGGATTCGAACCAGCGGCCTCTTCGTCCCGAACGAAGCGCGCTACCGGGCTGCGCTACATCCCGTTTTTGTTCGGGGCCACAAAGTAAACACGATTTTTTTAAAAATCCAATTTTTTTTTGCCGGGGAAACCTCAAAATGGCAAGCCTCCCTGCCATCACCGGCGCTCAGGAAGCCCCTCCCGGAAACGCCCCGGCGCCATGCCGGTAAACTGTTTGAACTCCTTGATGAGGTGATTTTGATCATAGTATCCATGTTCCAGTGCGACCGCCATAAAGTCCACCGGGCGGGCGTACAGCAGCGCCAGGCAGGCCTGCACGAAACGGTGCTGCCGCAGGAATAGCTTGGGAGGCAGGCCGGTATAATAGCGGAAGTTCCGTTCCAGCCATTTGTAGTTAACGCCCAGGAAAGCGGTTAATTCTTTAACGGTCGTGAGGCCCTTACGCTGACAGATATACGAAAAGGCGGTTTCCAGCAGGCTGTTATGCCCCGGCTGTTCCGGCAGCTGTGTGGCCATCCAGGCTTCTGTGGCGTGTATCTTAGCCGTTGTGGAGGTAGCTGAGGCCAGCTGCTGTAGCAGTGTGGTGCTCTCGGGGCCCAGCAGTGCCGGCAAGCTCCCGGCGGCGCCCTGTTGCAGGCGGGCGGGTAGCAGGGGCCAGCGCTGGTAGAAGAGCACGGGGTTGAACCGGACGATGAGCAGTTCGCCCTCCGGCCGTTGCAGCTGCAGCGTGGTCTTTTCCAGGTACTGGCTGCTGATCCAGGCGCCGGCAAGGGTAACGGTGCGGTTGCCGGTGGTGAACGTGATGCGGTCTTCGGGATGAGGAAGAAACGCAACGGCGGGCATACCGTCGCTGACGGCGAGGCAGCTGTCTTCCAGGCGCGCGGCGGGCAGTACATAAAAGCCGGTGATCAGCCGTGACAGTGCGGCGGACGGGCGGATCATCTCCAGGCTTTGCATGTATTGGTACAGCGTTACGGGCATAGTGCAAAAGTAAAGGCGGAACGTCGGCCTGGGAAATAAATTAATGTCTAATTTTTACTACACAGTTACGCGGCACGATGGCATTTTTGCGGTTAAAAACATGATACTCCCTGTTATGGCCTATGGCCACACGATACTGCGAACACCCTGTACGGAGGTGCCGGCGGATTTCCCCGGGCTGGCTGAACTGGTGGAAAATATGTGGCAGACGCTGGCGGGTGCCCGCGGGGTGGGACTGGCCGCGCCGCAGGTCAATCAGCCGCTGCGGCTGTTTATCGTGGAAAGCCGGTCCACCTTCAACCAACTCGGTCCGGAAGAACGCGCCCGGCTTTTCCCTGACGGCGCCGGCATCCGGGAAACATTCATCAACCCGCGGATAACGGCCGTCTCCGCGGAGGACTGGGAGGACGAAGAAGGCTGCCTCAGCATCCCCGGCCTGTGGGCGCCGGTGCGCCGTCCATGGAGCATTACCATCGAATATCAGGACGCGGACCTGCGCCCGCGGCGGCGGACCTGTGCGGGCCTCACCGCACGGATGATACAGCATGAATATGACCACCTGGAAGGCCGTCTTTATCTCGATCTCCTGTCACCCCTGCAACGGAAACTGTTGGCCGGCAAACTCGAAAAAGTGCGCAAAGGCCGTTACAGGGCTGGTTACCCGATCAAATAAATCGTACCTTGCCGCCATGAAAATGAGCCAATATCTGCGGCAGGGGAAATCCGAAAACTACCAGGATGCGGAAGAAAAAGGGCTGCTGAAAGCCGGTGACGTGGCCCGTATGCTGACGAAGAAATTCAACGAGAAAATATCGGCGAAGGAACTGGCGCCTTTCGCTACGGAATGGCACCACGCCGGCGTATTCAAAGCCGGCAACACGCTGAAAGGGAAAAAGATCTATTTCTTTTCGCCGGCAGCCGTGGAGAAGATAACGCTGGCTCAACTGCTGGCTGGCAGGCAACAACCGGTAAAGGATACACGGGCCGTGAAAGGATGGTTCCCGCAGTTTTTTCGTATGACCGACCCCGTGAGCCGCCGTACTTACAACAAACGTTTTGTCGGCATCTATGAAGGGCCGGCCCATAAAGCGCCAAAAGGCTTCAAAGCACTGCCGGAAGCGGTATTTGCCAAAGCGGTACTACAAAAGGGAAAGGAGCTGAAAGCAGGAGAGGAGCCCGTCTTCTAAGCCCGTAGTTCCGCTGTTATCTGCCTGTAGCCCGCGGTAAAAACACCTGCCGGCGCATAACGTTCCACCCTGTCAAGGATGTCGGCGAAAGGCTTTTTACGAAAGAAACTGCGGTCCAGCCGCAATTTACGGTCACCATAACAAATGGTTAACTGCGCTTCACGGTAACGCCCTACGCGCGCCATGTCGATACTGGTAACGTCGGTCCAGCTAAAATGATGCGGCCGCCAGCCGCCGCTAAAACGCACGGTGTTCGGACCAAGGACCAGCTTCAGCCGCGTATAGGCATACATGGACCAGGCCAGGAAAAAAAACGCAAAACCCATGAAAATAATGTTCTGCCCTTTGATCTCGGTAAACTCCAGGTAAACCATTTCTGCGCCCATACATATCATCAAGATGGCGGCCACATAACAAAAGGTCCGGAACCACCTGGGAAGGGTAAATGTTTCCTGCATATAGAAGATTCCTTACAAAGAAAATAAAGTTTTCCTGTTTTTCTCGGCCTGAGTCATCATCCCAAAACTTTAAAATGTTGTCCTTTGTTTTCTTTGCGCTCCTTATTTTCTTTGCGTGCAATTTCGTATCTTAATTTTCGAAATCCATCATGGTATGAAAAGCTTGCCAACACTCCCGCTGATCGCAGACCAGCCCCGCTTCAGTCTACTGGACCCGGTGCGGAACAGGATTGAACTGATCATATTCTGCAGTGTTTTCAGTTTTTGCTTCATGTATATTTTCCTGCCCTTTAATATCAATATGTGGTATGAAGGACAGCACCTGCCACTGGTGACCTTCTTCGGCATTTTTACCGGTTGCGGCATAGTGGGGCTCGCCATCTCCCAGTTCCTGCTGGCAGGCTGGAAAATACGCCGCCGCCTCACCAACGCCACCTACCTCTGCTGGCTGCTGGGCGAAATTGTGCTGGTAGCCTCCATCGTTACCCTCGTGGACGTACTGCTCACCGATACCTTCTTCTTTACCTGGAACGAGTTTGTCAGCACCCTGCGGTATACCGCGCTGATCATGCCTCTCCCGTATATGATCTCCCTGCTCTGGTTTTTCTCCCGTGAGAAATACCGGCAGCTGAAATCACTGGAAAACAGGGTATCACAAATAGCGGGACCAGTGGCCCCGGTAGTCAGCATGCCGGCGGCAGCTCCTGTAATGTTACCGGACAACTGCCTGCAGATCAAAGACGAACAGGGCAAAACCGCCCTGTCGGTACATCCGGCCAAACTACTCATGATCAAAGCGGAAGATAACTACGTACAGGTGTTTTACCGCAACGGTACCGCCGTCAGTAAAGAACTGGTAAGGGTACCGCTCAAAAAAATGGAAACACAACTCACCGCCAGTGGCTTCGCCCGGGCACACCGTTCCTACCTGGTCAACCTGTCGAAAGTGGTACTTTTTAAGAAAAATTCAAAAGGTTACTTTTTACAGGTGGAAGGAATGGAAGATACGCCCGTTCCCGTATCCGGGACCTACCTGCCGGTATTTCAGTCAGCCTTCGGCTGATGTCCGGCTGCGAAACAAATGACCCCCTCGAAGATATTCCGGTAAATAATACACAATAGCCAATAGCCACTAATCGTTACCAGCGGCCTGTTGCTCAATAGCCATCAAATCCCGAAATTCCAAAATCTCGAAATAACCCAATTCCAAAAATCTCATTTCGCCCCATATGTGCCCGATTTCGCCCCAAACCCGCCGCTGTGGTCATGTTGCCACGGGTGTTTTTGGTAATATCGCCTTTGTCAACCTGTCTAAATTCCACCCTGATGATCAAAGTCTTATTATCAACCATTATTTGTCTGATGGGTTTTTTCCATCTGGCGCAGGCCCAGATCACGGTCTCGGGCAACGTGCGCAATGCGGACACTAAAGAGGTGGTCCCCGCCGTATCCGTCACCATGAAAGAAGCGCCTAACGGCGACTACACCAACGACCAGGGCAACTTCCGCTTTTCCGCCAAAAAACAGTACCCCGTCACCCTGATTTTTTCATCCCTTGGCTTTGAAACCAAAGAAGTCACCGTCACCGGCGCCGGGCCACTGAAAATAGAACTCACCCCCGTATCAGTGCTCGGCCGCGAAGTGGTGGTCTCCGCCAGCCGCTTTACCCAGAAAAAGATCGAATCGCCGGTCACCATCGAACGGATCAGCACCAAGGAAATCATCAACTCCCCCCAGCCCAGCTATTTTAATATGATACAGGGCCTCAAAGGGGTAGACGTGACCACCTCCAGCCTCACCTTCACCACCATCACCACCCGCGGCTTCAATACCAGCGGTAATACCAATTTCACCCAGATCGTGGACGGGATGGACAACCAGGCCCCCGGCCTCAACTTTCCCCTCGGCACCGCCATCGGCCTCACCGAACTGGATGTGGACAACCTGGAAGTGCTGTCCGGCGCCTCTTCCGCCCTCTACGGCTCCCGCGGCCTCAATGGTACCCTCGTCATGACCGGCAAAGACCCGTTCAAATATCAGGGCCTCAGCGCCCAGATCACCCAGGGGGTGAACCATGTCAGTAAAGGCAAATCCAACGACCCTTTCGGGCCTTCCCCTTACTACGACTGGACCATCCGCTGGGCCAAAAAAGTGAACGATAAATTCGCTTTTAAAATCAACATGCAGTACATACAGGCCAAAGAATGGATGGCCACCGATACCACCAATACCAACGGTCCCGGCGGCCCGCTCACCGACCCCAACTACAACGGCGTGAATATGTACGGCAGCAAAACATCCGTAGACATCAACCCGTTCCTCCAGGCTGCCCTCGCCCAGACACCGGAGCTGGCGCCCATCATCAACCCGCTGCTGGAAAAAGGCAGCAACTATGTGGCCCGCACCGGTTACCCGGAATACGGCTATCTGAGCAACGACGCCAAATTACTGAAGGCCAACGTGGAGTTGCGGTATAAGATCCGGCCACAGCTGGAAGCCATCATCTCCGGCACCTTCGGGAAAGGCAACGCGGTATACAGCAACGACACCCGCTACGCCCTCACCAATTTCCAGCTGGGCCAGTACCGTGCGGAGCTGAAAGCGGAACACTGGTTCCTGAGAGGCTATACCACCCGCGAAAACTCCGGTAACACCATCATCGCCAGCCCAACGGCCCAACTGATCAACGAAGCCTGGAAACCCAGCTTCAACCCAGCCACCGGCGACGGATGGTATCCGCAGTACACCGGCGCCCTGCTGGAAGCCATGGCCGGCGGTAAAAGCTACGCCGACGCCGGCAACATCGCCCGCGCCTTCGCGGACCAGGGCCGTCCCGACGCCTCCAGCCCCCTGTTCCAACACCTGAAAGACAGCATCTCTTCCCTGCCTACCTCCAAAGGAGGTACGCTCTTCCTCGATAAAAGCAAACTGTATAACGTGGAAGGTCAATACAACTTCACCCACCTCGTGAAGTTCGCGGAACTGATCGCCGGCCTCAACTACCGCCTGTACCGCCTCGACTCCAAAGGCACGCTGTTCCCCGATAGCGACGGTCCCATCGACGTAGCGGAATACAGCGCCTATGTCCACGCTACCAAAAAAGTGCTGAAGGAAAAGCTGAGCCTCAGCGCCGCCTTCCGCTACGATAAAAACACCCTCTTCGAAAAA encodes:
- a CDS encoding TonB-dependent receptor; the encoded protein is MIKVLLSTIICLMGFFHLAQAQITVSGNVRNADTKEVVPAVSVTMKEAPNGDYTNDQGNFRFSAKKQYPVTLIFSSLGFETKEVTVTGAGPLKIELTPVSVLGREVVVSASRFTQKKIESPVTIERISTKEIINSPQPSYFNMIQGLKGVDVTTSSLTFTTITTRGFNTSGNTNFTQIVDGMDNQAPGLNFPLGTAIGLTELDVDNLEVLSGASSALYGSRGLNGTLVMTGKDPFKYQGLSAQITQGVNHVSKGKSNDPFGPSPYYDWTIRWAKKVNDKFAFKINMQYIQAKEWMATDTTNTNGPGGPLTDPNYNGVNMYGSKTSVDINPFLQAALAQTPELAPIINPLLEKGSNYVARTGYPEYGYLSNDAKLLKANVELRYKIRPQLEAIISGTFGKGNAVYSNDTRYALTNFQLGQYRAELKAEHWFLRGYTTRENSGNTIIASPTAQLINEAWKPSFNPATGDGWYPQYTGALLEAMAGGKSYADAGNIARAFADQGRPDASSPLFQHLKDSISSLPTSKGGTLFLDKSKLYNVEGQYNFTHLVKFAELIAGLNYRLYRLDSKGTLFPDSDGPIDVAEYSAYVHATKKVLKEKLSLSAAFRYDKNTLFEKPRITTRASAVAEVNRESFIRFSYQNAYSFPSNIQALQSTPVDYNSFASGGSSRLLNGVYQFDRYPAYTLESVTKYQQSNNPADLQKFTLSDIKPQSVDAFELGYSSLIAKRVLIDVLGYYATWKNFIGYVNVANTPGTDDPAAFKDHSTYMAYNIAYNGAEKVNTYGYAASVAVDMSRNFMAKVNFSSDFLKNRNNSQVNNFNTPNYKFNIDFGNTGFGKKERFAFSTTFRYRPGYFYQIGFGSGNVPASSVVDAQISYRLLQAHCRIKLGGTNITNVYYRNGFGSPAIGAMYYISFAYNVF